One Phoenix dactylifera cultivar Barhee BC4 chromosome 14, palm_55x_up_171113_PBpolish2nd_filt_p, whole genome shotgun sequence DNA window includes the following coding sequences:
- the LOC103717519 gene encoding uncharacterized protein LOC103717519 has product MEGGMGNSSSEDETPVSIRNPNLRLEKGSKKKKKEKKRTEEEEEDMGWEGRAWESEWPKRSRGGGGVMLEGYVEAADGAEQGSDGGDGVVGRTKSLTDEDLEELKGCLDLGFGFSYEEIPELCNTLPALELCYSMSQRFLDEQQQQTRSPEAARDAATAEPCASAASPVPVANWKISSPGDHPEEVKARLKYWAQAVACTVRLCN; this is encoded by the exons ATGGAAGGGGGGATGGGGAACTCTTCCTCCGAGGATGAGACCCCTGTTTCGATACGAAACCCTAACCTTAGATTAGAGAAagggagcaagaagaagaagaaggagaagaagaggacggaggaggaggaggaggatatgGGGTGGGAGGGGAGGGCGTGGGAATCGGAGTGGCCGAAGAGGAGTCGGGGCGGCGGCGGGGTGATGCTGGAGGGCTACGTGGAGGCGGCGGACGGGGCGGAACAGGGGTCGGACGGCGGCGATGGGGTGGTGGGGAGGACGAAGAGTCTGACCGACGAGGACTTGGAGGAGTTGAAAGGGTGCTTGGATTTGGGGTTCGGTTTCAGCTACGAGGAGATCCCCGAGCTTTGCAACACTCTCCCGGCTCTCGAGCTCTGCTACTCGATGAGCCAGAGGTTCTTGGacgagcagcagcagcagaccCGGTCGCCGGAGGCGGCGAGGGATGCGGCGACGGCGGAGCCCTGTGCTTCTGCGGCGTCTCCTGTCCCCGTGGCCAATTGGAAGATCTCCAGCCCTG GGGACCATCCTGAAGAAGTTAAAGCAAGGCTGAAATATTGGGCCCAAGCAGTGGCATGTACTGTTAGATTATGCAACTGA
- the LOC103717523 gene encoding protein NRT1/ PTR FAMILY 4.3-like isoform X2: MAIQGLVDWRGNPVKKKRHGGVRTSYFINFMVMTVNIAIVANMLNLVNYLRGTMHMGISSSSTTVTNFIGASCGFALLGAFLSDSYITRFKTIIIFGPVEFLGYALLALQARLPSLHPPVCEINRQQNCEQVHGFNSALLFIALYTIAFGEGCVRAALPSLGGDQFDDEDPVESQLKASFFNWFTFGISLGGFIGLTLLVWIENKKGWDIGFGVSALAVLLGVLAVASGVSFYRIQIPKGSPLTRIMQVFVAAFKKRKLVLPENLDQLQHNSKDIEVLPHTKGFEFLDKASINHGDTGTWSCTVTQVEETKIVLRMLPILISSVLGYIPSPLLLTLTVQQGSTMNTRLGKIHISPASLFVIPLIFQMVILVIYDQFIVPFARRITGYIGGITNLQRVGIGFAAMSLATCVAALVEWKRKNIVEEHGLEDFETGVPMSVFWLGVQFFLLGIVDVTSFVGLLEFFNGEASRGMKSIGTAIFWCVLGLASLLGTFLVDMVNKATRHGDSGRGWLGGANLNKSHLDRFYWLLTVLELVALLNYLYWAKRYVYRHDPRVPQQLTEIYDKVSSQTGEVAAI; this comes from the exons ATGGCTATCCAGGGCCTTGTGGATTGGAGGGGAAATCCtgttaaaaaaaagaggcatgGTGGAGTCAGAACTTCATATTTCATCAACT TCATGGTGATGACGGTAAACATAGCCATCGTGGCCAACATGCTGAACTTGGTTAACTACCTACGTGGCACCATGCATATGGGCATTTCAAGCTCTTCAACGACGGTCACAAACTTCATCGGCGCCTCATGCGGATTTGCTCTTTTAGGAGCTTTTCTTTCCGATTCATACATCACACGATTTAAAACCATAATCATATTCGGCCCTGTGGAATTCTTG GGTTATGCATTGCTAGCATTGCAAGCACGCCTCCCATCGCTCCATCCACCAGTCTGTGAGATCAATAGACAACAGAATTGTGAGCAAGTTCATGGCTTCAACTCTGCCCTGCTTTTCATTGCTCTGTACACAATTGCTTTCGGTGAGGGCTGCGTACGTGCTGCCTTACCATCTTTGGGGGGAGATCAATTCGACGATGAGGACCCAGTTGAGTCACAACTCAAGGCCAGCTTTTTCAACTGGTTCACCTTTGGAATTTCATTAGGAGGTTTCATAGGCCTTACACTTTTGGTGTGGATTGAAAACAAGAAGGGATGGGATATTGGTTTTGGTGTCTCTGCACTTGCAGTTCTCCTAGGAGTGCTGGCGGTAGCCAGTGGTGTCTCTTTCTATCGCATTCAGATACCAAAAGGAAGTCCTCTGACTCGAATAATGCAG GTTTTTGTTGCTGCATTCAAAAAGCGAAAGCTTGTGTTGCCGGAAAATTTAGACCAATTGCAACATAATTCTAAGGATATTGAAGTCCTTCCTCACACAAAGGGTTTCGA ATTCCTCGATAAAGCTTCAATTAATCATGGAGACACAGGAACTTGGTCCTGCACTGTAACACAAGTGGAGGAGACGAAAATTGTACTTCGGATGCTTCCCATCTTAATCAGCTCTGTGCTTGGTTACATaccttcacccctcctcttgacACTCACTGTCCAGCAAGGCAGCACAATGAACACAAGGCTTGGGAAGATCCACATCTCCCCTGCATCTCTCTTTGTAATTCCATTGATCTTTCAGATGGTGATCCTGGTAATCTATGATCAATTCATCGTGCCCTTCGCACGAAGGATCACAGGCTATATAGGCGGCATTACTAACTTGCAACGTGTGGGCATTGGTTTTGCTGCTATGTCATTAGCAACATGCGTGGCAGCATTGGtggaatggaaaagaaaaaacatagTAGAAGAGCATGGGCTAGAGGACTTTGAAACTGGTGTCCccatgtctgtattctggctagGAGTGCAGTTCTTTCTTCTGGGCATTGTTGATGTAACTTCATTTGTTGGATTACTGGAATTCTTTAATGGTGAAGCTTCAAGAGGAATGAAATCAATAGGAACAGCCATATTCTGGTGTGTACTTGGGTTAGCATCCCTGTTGGGAACTTTCCTGGTTGACATGGTGAACAAAGCTACTAGACATGGTGACAGTGGAAGGGGGTGGTTAGGGGGAGCCAACTTGAACAAGAGCCACCTTGATAGGTTTTACTGGTTACTTACAGTCCTCGAACTGGTGGCTCTCTTGAATTATTTGTACTGGGCAAAGAGGTATGTCTATAGGCATGATCCCCGTGTTCCTCAACAGCTGActgaaatatatgataaggTTTCCTCCCAAACAGGGGAGGTGGCTGCAATTTAA
- the LOC103717523 gene encoding protein NRT1/ PTR FAMILY 4.3-like isoform X1, with protein sequence MAIQGLVDWRGNPVKKKRHGGVRTSYFINFMVMTVNIAIVANMLNLVNYLRGTMHMGISSSSTTVTNFIGASCGFALLGAFLSDSYITRFKTIIIFGPVEFLGYALLALQARLPSLHPPVCEINRQQNCEQVHGFNSALLFIALYTIAFGEGCVRAALPSLGGDQFDDEDPVESQLKASFFNWFTFGISLGGFIGLTLLVWIENKKGWDIGFGVSALAVLLGVLAVASGVSFYRIQIPKGSPLTRIMQVFVAAFKKRKLVLPENLDQLQHNSKDIEVLPHTKGFEFLDKASINHGDTGTWSCTVTQVEETKIVLRMLPILISSVLGYIPSPLLLTLTVQQGSTMNTRLGKIHISPASLFVIPLIFQMVILVIYDQFIVPFARRITGYIGGITNLQRVGIGFAAMSLATCVAALVEWKRKNIVEEHGLEDFETGVPMSVFWLGVQFFLLGIVDVTSFVGLLEFFNGEASRGMKSIGTAIFWCVLGLASLLGTFLVDMVNKATRHGDSGRGWLGGANLNKSHLDRFYWLLTVLELVALLNYLYWAKRYVYRHDPRVPQQLTEIYDKVSSQTGEVAAI encoded by the exons ATGGCTATCCAGGGCCTTGTGGATTGGAGGGGAAATCCtgttaaaaaaaagaggcatgGTGGAGTCAGAACTTCATATTTCATCAACT TCATGGTGATGACGGTAAACATAGCCATCGTGGCCAACATGCTGAACTTGGTTAACTACCTACGTGGCACCATGCATATGGGCATTTCAAGCTCTTCAACGACGGTCACAAACTTCATCGGCGCCTCATGCGGATTTGCTCTTTTAG GAGCTTTTCTTTCCGATTCATACATCACACGATTTAAAACCATAATCATATTCGGCCCTGTGGAATTCTTG GGTTATGCATTGCTAGCATTGCAAGCACGCCTCCCATCGCTCCATCCACCAGTCTGTGAGATCAATAGACAACAGAATTGTGAGCAAGTTCATGGCTTCAACTCTGCCCTGCTTTTCATTGCTCTGTACACAATTGCTTTCGGTGAGGGCTGCGTACGTGCTGCCTTACCATCTTTGGGGGGAGATCAATTCGACGATGAGGACCCAGTTGAGTCACAACTCAAGGCCAGCTTTTTCAACTGGTTCACCTTTGGAATTTCATTAGGAGGTTTCATAGGCCTTACACTTTTGGTGTGGATTGAAAACAAGAAGGGATGGGATATTGGTTTTGGTGTCTCTGCACTTGCAGTTCTCCTAGGAGTGCTGGCGGTAGCCAGTGGTGTCTCTTTCTATCGCATTCAGATACCAAAAGGAAGTCCTCTGACTCGAATAATGCAG GTTTTTGTTGCTGCATTCAAAAAGCGAAAGCTTGTGTTGCCGGAAAATTTAGACCAATTGCAACATAATTCTAAGGATATTGAAGTCCTTCCTCACACAAAGGGTTTCGA ATTCCTCGATAAAGCTTCAATTAATCATGGAGACACAGGAACTTGGTCCTGCACTGTAACACAAGTGGAGGAGACGAAAATTGTACTTCGGATGCTTCCCATCTTAATCAGCTCTGTGCTTGGTTACATaccttcacccctcctcttgacACTCACTGTCCAGCAAGGCAGCACAATGAACACAAGGCTTGGGAAGATCCACATCTCCCCTGCATCTCTCTTTGTAATTCCATTGATCTTTCAGATGGTGATCCTGGTAATCTATGATCAATTCATCGTGCCCTTCGCACGAAGGATCACAGGCTATATAGGCGGCATTACTAACTTGCAACGTGTGGGCATTGGTTTTGCTGCTATGTCATTAGCAACATGCGTGGCAGCATTGGtggaatggaaaagaaaaaacatagTAGAAGAGCATGGGCTAGAGGACTTTGAAACTGGTGTCCccatgtctgtattctggctagGAGTGCAGTTCTTTCTTCTGGGCATTGTTGATGTAACTTCATTTGTTGGATTACTGGAATTCTTTAATGGTGAAGCTTCAAGAGGAATGAAATCAATAGGAACAGCCATATTCTGGTGTGTACTTGGGTTAGCATCCCTGTTGGGAACTTTCCTGGTTGACATGGTGAACAAAGCTACTAGACATGGTGACAGTGGAAGGGGGTGGTTAGGGGGAGCCAACTTGAACAAGAGCCACCTTGATAGGTTTTACTGGTTACTTACAGTCCTCGAACTGGTGGCTCTCTTGAATTATTTGTACTGGGCAAAGAGGTATGTCTATAGGCATGATCCCCGTGTTCCTCAACAGCTGActgaaatatatgataaggTTTCCTCCCAAACAGGGGAGGTGGCTGCAATTTAA
- the LOC103700665 gene encoding probable phospholipid hydroperoxide glutathione peroxidase yields MAEETPKSIYDITVNDINANDVNLSTYNGKVLLIVNVASKCGFTHSNYKEMNILYEKYKDRGFEILVFPCNQFGGQEPGSNEEIQEVACTMFKAEFPIFDKIGVNGKNAAPLYKYLKSQKGGFLGDSIKWNFTKFLVDKNGRVVERYAPTTSPLKIEKDIQKLVEGS; encoded by the exons ATGGCAGAGGAGACGCCCAAATCCATCTATGATATCACTGTTAAT GATATAAACGCCAACGATGTGAACCTGAGCACATACAATGGAAAGGTTCTTCTCATTGTCAATGTTGCTTCTAAATG TGGATTTACTCATTCCAACTATAAGGagatgaatattctatatgagaAGTACAAAGATAGAG GATTTGAGATACTTGTATTTCCGTGCAACCAATTTGGTGGCCAAGAACCTGGAAGCAATGAGGAAATTCAGGAGGTTGCCTGCACAATGTTCAAAGCTGAGTTCCCCATATTTGATAAG ATTGGAGTGAATGGGAAGAATGCTGCACCACTCTATAagtacttaaaatcacagaaaggTGGGTTCCTGGGGGATAGCATCAAGTGGAACTTTACAAAATTTCTTGTGGACAAAAATGGAAGAGTTGTGGAGAGATATGCACCAACAACCTCACCCTTGAAAATAGAG AAGGACATTCAAAAACTAGTGGAAGGTTCATGA